One Tenrec ecaudatus isolate mTenEca1 chromosome 12, mTenEca1.hap1, whole genome shotgun sequence DNA segment encodes these proteins:
- the PCOLCE gene encoding procollagen C-endopeptidase enhancer 1, whose amino-acid sequence MPLAALAAFLGPLLTAWVLLPLAQGQTPNYTRPVFLCGGEVTGDSGYVASEGFPNLYPPNKQCIWTITVPKAQTVSLSFRVFDLELHPACLYDALEVFAGAGTSGKRLGRFCGTFRPAPVVAPGNQVTLKMTADEGTGGRGFLLWYSGRATSGTEHQFCGGRLEKAQGTLTTPNWPESDYPPGISCSWHIVAGPDQIISLTFGKFDVEPDTYCRYDSVSVFNGAQSDDAKRLGKFCGDTVPGPITSEGNELLVQFVSDLSVTADGFSASYRALPRAAAEAGPPQSPPPSPNPEPKVKPSAKPRLPPARNPEASPGAEATPVDPGAPKTPCPKQCRRAGTLQSNFCASSLVVTATVKSMVRGPGEGLTVTVGLIGVYKTGGLDLPSPPTDTPLKFYVPCKQCPPMKRGASYLVMGQVDENRGPVLPPESFVVLYRPNQDQILTNLSKRRCPSQPGAAAGSRA is encoded by the exons ATGCCGCTTGCTGCCCTGGCCGCCTTCCTGGGGCCCCTCCTCACTGCCTGGGTCCTGCTGCCTCTTGCCCAGGGCCAGACCCCCAACTACACCAG ACCTGTGTTCCTGTGCGGAGGGGAAGTGACTGGGGATTCAGGCTACGTGGCAAGTGAGGGCTTCCCCAACCTCTACCCCCCCAATAAGCAGTGCATCTGGACGATCACG GTCCCTAAGGCCCaaactgtgtccctctccttccgaGTCTTTGATCTGGAGCTACACCCAGCCTGCCTCTATGATGCGCTGGAGGTCTTTGCCGGGGCTGGGACCTCGGGCAAAAGGCTCGGGCGATTCTGTGGGACCTTCCGGCCGGCGCCAGTGGTCGCCCCTGGCAACCAAGTGACCCTGAAGATGACTGCGGATGAAGGCACGGGAggacgaggcttcctgctctggTACAGCGGGCGGGCCACCTCAGGCACAG AGCACCAGTTTTGCGGAGGGCGCCTGGAGAAGGCCCAGGGGACCCTGACCACGCCCAACTGGCCCGAATCCGACTACCCTCCGGGCATCAGCTGTTCCTGGCACATCGTTGCGGGGCCGGACCAG ATCATCTCGCTGACCTTTGGGAAGTTTGACGTGGAGCCGGACACTTACTGCCGCTACGACTCGGTCAGCGTGTTCAACGGCGCCCAGAGTGACGACGCCAAGAGGCTGGGGAAGTTCTGCGGGGACACGGTCCCTGG cccCATCACCTCCGAAGGGAACGAGCTCCTGGTCCAGTTCGTGTCCGACCTCAGCGTCACAGCAGACGGCTTCTCGGCCTCCTATCGAGCGCTGCCTCGGGCTGCCGCTGAAGCAGGGCCGCCGCAGAGCCCACCGCCCAGCCCCAACCCCGAGCCCAAAGTCAAGCCCTCCGCCAAGCCCCGACTCCCACCTGCCAGGAACCCCGAGGCCTCCCCAGGGGCAGAGGCCACCCCCGTGGACCCCG GTGCACCCAAAACCCCCTGCCCAAAGCAGTGTCGCCGAGCAGGCACCCTGCAGAGCAACTTCTGCGCCAGCAGCTTGG TGGTGACAGCAACAGTGAAGTCCATGGTGCGGGGCCCAGGTGAGGGCCTGACCGTCACTGTCGGTCTCATTGGTGTTTATAAAACCGGAGGCCTGGACCTGCCTTCGCCACCCACTGATACCCCTCTGAAGTTCTATGTGCCCTGCAAGCAGTGCCCGCCCATGAAGAGAG GGGCCAGTTATCTGGTGATGGGTCAGGTGGACGAGAACAGAGGTCCGGTTCTCCCTCCAGAGAGCTTCGTGGTTCTCTACCGGCCCAACCAGGACCAGATCCTCACCAACCTAAGCAAGAGGAGGTGCCCTTCCCAGCCTGGGGCGGCTGCTGGCTCCCGGGCCTGA
- the FBXO24 gene encoding F-box only protein 24, producing the protein MREGPIKMRRRKRRKLQKLTRLQGLEEGLRVKRSCPTCGPEPGGEEKDRGDSFSVQLLPPELVEHISSFLPIRDVVALGKTCRYFHHVCEAQGVWRRICLRLSPRLRQQGSGVRPWKRAAILNYTKGLYFQAFGGRRRCLSKSVAPLLAHGYRRFLPTKDHVFILDYSGTLFFLKNALVSSTLGQIQWKRACRYVVLCRGAKDFASDPRCDTVYRKYLYVLATREQLGMVGTTGGRTCDCVEVYLQSSGQRVFKMTFHYSMSFKQIVLVGQETQRALLLLTEEGKIYSLVVNETQLDQPRSYTVQLALRKMSRCLPHLRVTCMASNQSSALYITDQGGVYFEVHTPGVYRDLFGTLQAFDPLDQQMPLALSLPAKILFCSLGYNHFGLVDEFGRIFMQGNNRYGQLGTGDKMDRGEPTQVHYLQCPIALWCGLNHSLVLNQGSDFTKELLGCGCGAGGRLPGWPKGSASFVKLHVKVPLCACSLCSTRECLYMLSSHDIEHQLTYRDLPTHRVMGSPKPSLRTGPPQDPGSSAWACEEYLRQIHSCPTLQDRMEKMKEIVGWLPLMAAQKDFFWEALNMLQRAAGGADPGPSDPES; encoded by the exons ATGAGGGAAGGGCCAATCAAGATGAGGAGAAGGAAGAGACGGAAGCTGCAGAAGTTGACCAGGCTGCAAGGACTGGAGGAGGGACTCAGG GTGAAACGGAGCTGCCCTACCTGTGGCCCAGAGCCTGGAGGTGAAGAGAAGGACAGAGGGGACTCGTTTTCTGTTCAGTTGCTCCCCCCAGAGCTG gTGGAGCACATCAGCTCCTTCCTTCCCATCAGAGATGTCGTCGCCCTGGgcaagacctgcagatatttccACCACGTGTGTGAAGCCCAGGGCGTGTGGAGGCGCATCTGTCTCAGGCTCAGCCCTCGTCTACGACAGCAGGGTTCTGGGGTCCGACCGTGGAAGAGAGCTGCCATTCTTAACT acaCGAAGGGCCTGTATTTCCAGGCCTTTGGAGGCCGCCGCCGCTGTCTCAGCAAGAGTGTGGCACCCCTGCTGGCCCATGGCTACCGCCGCTTCTTGCCCACCAAGGACCACGTCTTCATACTGGACTACTCAGGGACTCTCTTCTTCCTCAAAAACGCCCTCGTGTCCTCCACCCTTGGCCAGATCCAGTGGAAGCGGGCCTGCCGCTATGTCGTGTTGTGTCGGGGAGCGAAGGAT tttGCCTCGGACCCAAGATGTGACACGGTTTACCGTAAATATCTCTATGTGTTGGCCACTCGGGAGCAGCTAGGAATGGTAGGCACAACTGGCGGCCGGACCTGTGACTGCGTGGAGGTCTACTTGCAGTCCAGCGGGCAGCGTGTTTTTAAGATGACCTTCCACTACTCCATGAGCTTCAAACAGATTGTGCTGGTTGGGCAGGAGACTCAGCGGGCCCTGCTACTGCTCACAG aggAAGGAAAGATCTACTCATTGGTAGTGAATGAAACCCAGCTGGACCAGCCACGTTCCTACACAGTCCAACTGGCCCTCAGGAAGATGTCCCGTTGCCTGCCTCACCTGCGTGTGACCTGCATGGCTTCCAACCAGAGCAGCGCCCTCTACATCACAG ACCAGGGGGGAGTGTATTTTGAGGTACATACCCCGGGGGTGTATCGAGATCTCTTTGggacccttcaagcctttgaccCCCTGGATCAGCAGATGCCGCTTGCTCTCTCACTGCCTGCCAAG ATCCTGTTTTGCTCCCTTGGGTACAACCACTTTGGCCTGGTGGATGAATTTGGCCGAATCTTCATGCAGGGAAATAACAGATATGGGCAGCTGGGAACAGGGGACAAAATGGACCGAGGGGAGCCCACTCAG GTACATTATCTGCAGTGCCCCATTGCCTTGTGGTGCGGCCTCAACCACTCCCTGGTGCTGAACCAGGGCTCCGACTTCACCAAGGAGCTGCTTGGCTGTGGCTGTGGGGCTGGAGGCCGCCTTCCTGGCTGGCCTAAGGGCAGTGCCTCCTTCGTCAAACTGCACGTCAAG GTCCCTCTCTGTGCCTGCTCCCTCTGCTCCACGAGAGAGTGCCTGTACATGCTGTCCAGTCACGACATCGAGCACCAACTCACCTATCGGgacctgcccacccacagggtgatggggagccccaagcccagcCTCAGGACTGGGCCCCCCCAGGACCCTGGGAGCTCAGCTTGGGCCTGTGAGGAGTACCTCAGACAGATCCACAGCTGCCCCACGCTGCAGGACCGCATGGAGAAGATGAAGGAGATCGTGGGCTGGTTGCCCTTGATGGCCGCCCAGAAGGACTTCTTCTGGGAGGCCCTGAACATGCTACAGAGGGCCGCTGGTGGGGCTGATCCAGGCCCCTCGGACCCTGAGAGCTGA
- the LRCH4 gene encoding leucine-rich repeat and calponin homology domain-containing protein 4 isoform X1, which produces MAVAVAAALAAGAEESAAATSIPGSPGLPGSRSAERALEEAVATGTLNLANRRLKQFPRGAARSYDLSDITQADLSRNRFPEVPEAACQLVSLEGLTLYHNCLRCLNPALGNLTALTYLNLSRNQLSLLPPYICQLPLRVLIISNNKLGALPPDIGALGSLRQLDVSSNALQSLPPELCSLPSLRDLSVRKNQLSVLPDELGDLPLVRLDFSCNRVSRIPVSFCRLRHLQVILLDSNPLQSPPAQICLKGKLHIFKYLSTEAGRRGGSALGDLAPSRPPSFSPCPAEDLFPGRQYDGGLDSGFHSVDSGSKRWSGNESTDEFSELSFRISELAREPRGPRERREDGLADGDPEQIDFIDSHVPGEEDDRGVAEEQRPPEASPGAGDGEKAPSNRREEPAGEERRRPDTLQLWQERERRQQQQQSQVWGAPRKDSSLKPGIRATAGGPSALPAQTTSSGLPMASVTQAGALGGPRAAASVPTCQEAPPIAGPATAPAPRPLGSIQRPNSFLFRSSSQCSSGPSSPEALLKPRRSPQVLDEKELMAHLRQVLESRLQRPLPEDLSEALANGVILCQLANQLWPRSVPFIHVPSPAVPKLSALKSRKNVESFLEACRKMGVPEADLCSPSDLLQGTARGLRTPLEAVRRLGGRAPPPLWPPPGLRGFILFYVALALLFYVTYTRLLGL; this is translated from the exons atggcggtggcggtggcggccgcCCTCGCTGCCGGGGCGGAGGAGTCGGCAGCAGCGACCTCCATTCCTGGGTCCCCGGGTCTGCCTGGGAGTCGCAGTGCGGAGCGGGCCCTGGAGGAGGCCGTGGCCACGGGGACCTTGAACTTGGCAAACCGGCGCCTGAAACAGTTCCCCCGGGGCGCGGCCCGCAGCTACGACCTGTCAGACATCACCCAGGCCG ACCTGTCTCGGAACCGGTTCCCCGAGGTGCCTGAGGCAGCCTGCCAGCTGGTGTCCCTGGAGGGCCTGACCCTCTACCACAACTGCTTGAGATGCCTGAACCCAGCTTTGGGGAATCTCACAGCCCTCACCTACCTCAACCTCAG CCGAAACCAGCTGTCTTTGCTGCCACCGTACATCTGCCAGCTGCCCCTTCGGGTGCTCATTATCAGCAACAACAAGCTGGGAGCCCTGCCCCCGGACATCGGGGCCCTGGGAAGCCTTCGGCAGCTT GATGTGAGCAGCAATGCGCTGCAGTCTCTCCCCCCGGAGCTGTGTAGCCTGCCTTCCCTTCGGGACCTCAGTGTGCGGAAGAACCAGCTCAGCGTCCTGCCAGATG agCTGGGGGACCTTCCTCTTGTCCGTCTGGATTTCTCCTGTAACCGTGTCTCCCGAATCCCGGTCTCCTTCTGCCGCCTCAGGCACCTGCAGGTCATTCTGCTGGACAGCAACCCTCTGCAGAGCCCCCCTGCTCAG ATCTGCCTGAAAGGGAAACTTCACATCTTCAAGTACTTGTCAACAGAGGCTGGGCGGCGCGGGGGGTCAGCGCTGGGAGACCTGGCTCCCTCTCGCCCTCCAAGTTTCAGTCCCTG CCCTGCAGAAGACTTGTTCCCTGGACGCCAGTACGATGGTGGGCTGGACTCGGGCTTCCACAGTGTTGACAGTGGTAGCAAGAGGTGGTCTGGAAATGAG TCTACAGATGAATTTTCAGAGTTGTCATTCCGGATCTCAGAGCTGGCCCGGGAGCCTCGGGGGCCCAGGGAACGGAGGGAGGATGGCCTTG CTGATGGAGACCCTGAGCAGATCGACTTCATCGATAGCCACGTGCCTGGGGAGGAAGATGACCGGGGTGTTGCCGAG GAGCAACGGCCTCCAGAGGCAAGCCCTGGGGCAGGGGACGGGGAGAAGGCACCAAGCAACAG GCGGGAGGAGCCAGCAGGAGAGGAGCGGCGGCGACCAGATACCTTGCAACTGTGGCAGGAACGGGAGCggcgccagcagcagcagcagagtcaAGTGTGGGGGGCCCCCAGGAAGGACAG tTCTCTGAAGCCGGGCATCAGGGCTACTGCCGGAGGTCCGTCTGCCCTACCCGCTCAGACCACCTCTAG CGGCTTGCCCATGGCCAGCGTCACCCAGGCGGGGGCCCTAGGAGGCCCAAGAGCTGCTGCCTCTGTCCCCACCTGCCAGGAGGCTCCTCCTATAGCTGGACCAG CCACAGCGCCTGCTCCCCGGCCACTTGGCTCCATTCAGAGACCAAACAGCTTCCTCTTCCGCTCATCCTCTCAGTGCAGCTCAG GTCCGTCCTCTCCTGAGGCGCTCTTGAAACCTCGGCGGTCCCCCCAGGTTCTAGAcgagaaggaattaatggctcACCTGCGCCAG GTCCTCGAGTCCCGGCTGCAGCGGCCCCTGCCTGAGGACCTGTCAGAAGCTCTGGCCAACGGGGTCATCCTGTGTCAGCTGGCCAACCAGCTCTGGCCCCGCTCTGTGCCCTTCATTCATGTGCCCTCGCCTGCTGTG CCAAAACTCAGTGCGCTCAAGTCTCGGAAGAATGTGGAGAGTTTCTTAGAAGCCTGTCGAAAGATGGGGGTTCCAGAG GCTGACCTGTGCTCGCCCTCAGACCTCCTCCAGGGCACCGCCCGGGGGCTGCGGACCCCACTGGAGGCCGTGCGGCGGTTGGGGGGCAGGGCCCCCCCGCCTCTCTGGCCGCCTCCCGGTCTGCGTGGCTTCATCCTCTTCTACGTGGCCCTCGCGCTGCTGTTCTATGTCACCTACACTCGGCTCCTCGGTCTTTAG
- the LRCH4 gene encoding leucine-rich repeat and calponin homology domain-containing protein 4 isoform X2 has product MAVAVAAALAAGAEESAAATSIPGSPGLPGSRSAERALEEAVATGTLNLANRRLKQFPRGAARSYDLSDITQADLSRNRFPEVPEAACQLVSLEGLTLYHNCLRCLNPALGNLTALTYLNLSRNQLSLLPPYICQLPLRVLIISNNKLGALPPDIGALGSLRQLDVSSNALQSLPPELCSLPSLRDLSVRKNQLSVLPDELGDLPLVRLDFSCNRVSRIPVSFCRLRHLQVILLDSNPLQSPPAQICLKGKLHIFKYLSTEAGRRGGSALGDLAPSRPPSFSPCPAEDLFPGRQYDGGLDSGFHSVDSGSKRWSGNESTDEFSELSFRISELAREPRGPRERREDGLADGDPEQIDFIDSHVPGEEDDRGVAEEQRPPEASPGAGDGEKAPSNRREEPAGEERRRPDTLQLWQERERRQQQQQSQVWGAPRKDSSLKPGIRATAGGPSALPAQTTSSGLPMASVTQAGALGGPRAAASVPTCQEAPPIAGPATAPAPRPLGSIQRPNSFLFRSSSQCSSGPSSPEALLKPRRSPQVLDEKELMAHLRQVLESRLQRPLPEDLSEALANGVILCQLANQLWPRSVPFIHVPSPAVPKLSALKSRKNVESFLEACRKMGVPEESLCQPHHILEEEGAPGRGLPHIAAVVHALLERP; this is encoded by the exons atggcggtggcggtggcggccgcCCTCGCTGCCGGGGCGGAGGAGTCGGCAGCAGCGACCTCCATTCCTGGGTCCCCGGGTCTGCCTGGGAGTCGCAGTGCGGAGCGGGCCCTGGAGGAGGCCGTGGCCACGGGGACCTTGAACTTGGCAAACCGGCGCCTGAAACAGTTCCCCCGGGGCGCGGCCCGCAGCTACGACCTGTCAGACATCACCCAGGCCG ACCTGTCTCGGAACCGGTTCCCCGAGGTGCCTGAGGCAGCCTGCCAGCTGGTGTCCCTGGAGGGCCTGACCCTCTACCACAACTGCTTGAGATGCCTGAACCCAGCTTTGGGGAATCTCACAGCCCTCACCTACCTCAACCTCAG CCGAAACCAGCTGTCTTTGCTGCCACCGTACATCTGCCAGCTGCCCCTTCGGGTGCTCATTATCAGCAACAACAAGCTGGGAGCCCTGCCCCCGGACATCGGGGCCCTGGGAAGCCTTCGGCAGCTT GATGTGAGCAGCAATGCGCTGCAGTCTCTCCCCCCGGAGCTGTGTAGCCTGCCTTCCCTTCGGGACCTCAGTGTGCGGAAGAACCAGCTCAGCGTCCTGCCAGATG agCTGGGGGACCTTCCTCTTGTCCGTCTGGATTTCTCCTGTAACCGTGTCTCCCGAATCCCGGTCTCCTTCTGCCGCCTCAGGCACCTGCAGGTCATTCTGCTGGACAGCAACCCTCTGCAGAGCCCCCCTGCTCAG ATCTGCCTGAAAGGGAAACTTCACATCTTCAAGTACTTGTCAACAGAGGCTGGGCGGCGCGGGGGGTCAGCGCTGGGAGACCTGGCTCCCTCTCGCCCTCCAAGTTTCAGTCCCTG CCCTGCAGAAGACTTGTTCCCTGGACGCCAGTACGATGGTGGGCTGGACTCGGGCTTCCACAGTGTTGACAGTGGTAGCAAGAGGTGGTCTGGAAATGAG TCTACAGATGAATTTTCAGAGTTGTCATTCCGGATCTCAGAGCTGGCCCGGGAGCCTCGGGGGCCCAGGGAACGGAGGGAGGATGGCCTTG CTGATGGAGACCCTGAGCAGATCGACTTCATCGATAGCCACGTGCCTGGGGAGGAAGATGACCGGGGTGTTGCCGAG GAGCAACGGCCTCCAGAGGCAAGCCCTGGGGCAGGGGACGGGGAGAAGGCACCAAGCAACAG GCGGGAGGAGCCAGCAGGAGAGGAGCGGCGGCGACCAGATACCTTGCAACTGTGGCAGGAACGGGAGCggcgccagcagcagcagcagagtcaAGTGTGGGGGGCCCCCAGGAAGGACAG tTCTCTGAAGCCGGGCATCAGGGCTACTGCCGGAGGTCCGTCTGCCCTACCCGCTCAGACCACCTCTAG CGGCTTGCCCATGGCCAGCGTCACCCAGGCGGGGGCCCTAGGAGGCCCAAGAGCTGCTGCCTCTGTCCCCACCTGCCAGGAGGCTCCTCCTATAGCTGGACCAG CCACAGCGCCTGCTCCCCGGCCACTTGGCTCCATTCAGAGACCAAACAGCTTCCTCTTCCGCTCATCCTCTCAGTGCAGCTCAG GTCCGTCCTCTCCTGAGGCGCTCTTGAAACCTCGGCGGTCCCCCCAGGTTCTAGAcgagaaggaattaatggctcACCTGCGCCAG GTCCTCGAGTCCCGGCTGCAGCGGCCCCTGCCTGAGGACCTGTCAGAAGCTCTGGCCAACGGGGTCATCCTGTGTCAGCTGGCCAACCAGCTCTGGCCCCGCTCTGTGCCCTTCATTCATGTGCCCTCGCCTGCTGTG CCAAAACTCAGTGCGCTCAAGTCTCGGAAGAATGTGGAGAGTTTCTTAGAAGCCTGTCGAAAGATGGGGGTTCCAGAG gagtCCCTGTGCCAGCCCCACCACATCCTGGAAGAGGAGGGGGCCCCAGGAAGGGGTCTCCCCCACATCGCTGCTGTGGTCCACGCGCTGCTGGAACGGCCTTAG
- the SAP25 gene encoding histone deacetylase complex subunit SAP25: MARPSCHPSHGGPLWRCSPGPKAPPAGRKVCAYVCASERAQAGHGRRKWACAAQRAPIRAAQRSAAPPPGGAPAAGVEAGPAHVARKREGAARVFTRLPRRRAALGPARAGGLGAARRAPWTPGEVLSCARLSMWPKGPPRWESSEEDAPEEGRPRRDPSGWDSPRRAVLEEEWPHRRPQGCPHRSPESSGWDEETWVTPERELTPSATEESDEEPLMWRLARQRARPASERSVRSVRHPIGGLQCLGAGGVADGVNSYPRTRQPSAQPLSSTTYPALEGDGNGEGGGAPTISTRLPPTPRPARQICVCCQSAPTTVPSTAPSRPQSQAAAAAQPPGTSAPDPLARSTSTSPEVPPKRRTLEPWHPKYKVKVRFQRSGGGGFSTPASSRTMSHPSFLALYEAAARRTLGSSAPAGAPTTELQRGELREAGTTLSSSAYPTAPLPRPTQLGARGLETHQPGPQGETVYPTSESPLGFPALSPQEIFLSDSFLPQTEAGTSLGTRAPLGPTELSAPGSETHQHPSSGPLSRFPILPSLLSGTNRIHMHLARPIYQIMAPLRLVTPPPIMTSWVTPSPSPGCSSAWLSGSEVTAVTGLMHMGQQRPGPSASSNEPPSSSSPDESEDSETTCGPSCQHTLNPLHPQSPDPCSPPLSSTPEPCSSPYSRTPGPHSPLISSSPELYSPTRPRTPNPHLP, translated from the exons ATGGCGAGGCCTAGCTGCCACCCCTCGCATGGAGGACCGCTGTGGCGCTGCAGCCCGGGGCCCAAGGCCCCGCCTGCCGGAAGGAAG GTGTGTGCGTATGTATGTGCGTCTGAGCGAGCCCAGGCCGGGCATGGCCGCCGGAAATGGGCCTGCGCAGCCCAGCGGGCGCCAATCAGGGCAGCGCAGCGCAGTGCCGCCCCGCCGCCAGGGGGCGCCCCGGCAGCAGGCGTCGAGGCGGGACCAGCCCACGTGGCCCGGAAACGCGAAGGCGCGGCCCGCGTCTTCACGAGACTCCCGCGGAGGCGGGCAGCACTCGGGCCAGCGAGGGCGGGCGGGCTAGGGGCTGCGCGGCGAGCACCTTGGACGCCCGGAGAGGTGCTGTCCTGCGCCAGACTCAGCATGTGGCCCAAGGGGCCTCCACGGTGGGAGTCCAGCGAGGAGGACGCGCCTGAGGAAGGCAGGCCCCGCAGGGACCCGTCGGGGTGGGACTCGCCGCGGAGGGCCGTGCTGGAGGAGGAATGGCCCCACCGCAGGCCACAGGGGTGTCCCCACCGCTCCCCGGAGAGCAGTGGGTGGGACGAGGAGACCTGGGTCACTCCGGAGCGGGAGCTGACGCCGTCGGCGACGGAGGAGTCAGATGAAGAGCCATTAATGTGGCGTTTGGCGCGGCAGCGAGCGCGTCCTGCAAGCGAGAGGTCGGTCCGGTCGGTCAGACACCCTATTGGGGGGCTTCAGTGCCTTGGCGCTGGGGGAGTCGCCGACGGTGTGAACAGTTACCCTCGAACTAGGCAACCTTCGGCTCAGCCACTGAGCTCAACGACATATCCTGCCCTGGAGGGAGACGGcaatggggagggtgggggcgcaCCGACCATCTCTAcccgcctcccccccacccccaggcctgcgCGCCAGATCTGCGTTTGTTGTCAGAGTGCTCCCACCACcgtgcccagcactgcccccagcagGCCCCAAAGCCAGGCTGCGGCTGCGGCTCAGCCCCCAGGAACCTCAG CACCCGACCCACTTGCCCGCTCCACCTCGACCAGCCCGGAGGTGCCCCCTAAAAGAAGGACACTAGAACCCTGGCACCCTAAATATAAAGTTAAGGTGAGGTTTCAG AGGAGCGGTGGTGGCGGCTTCTCAACCCCAGCTTCCAGCCGGACCATGAGTCACCCATCGTTCTTGGCGTTGTATGAGGCAGCTGCCCGAAGGACCCTGGGTTCCTCCGCACCCGCCGGGGCGCCCACAACAGAGCTGCAGCGTGGTGAGCTCAGGGAAGCAGGTACCACCCTGAGCTCCTCAGCGTACCCGACGGCTCCCCTTCCCAGACCCACACAGCTCGGTGCCCGCGGCCTGGAGACCCACCAGCCTGGTCCTCAGGGTGAGACGGTGTATCCCACTTCAGAGTCCCCCTTGGGCTTCCCTGCATTGTCCCCtcaagagatctttctttcagacTCTTTTCTGCCCCAGACGGAAGCAGGAACTTCCCTGGGCACGAGGGCTCCCCTTGGGCCCACAGAGCTCAGTGCCCCTGGCTCTGAGACCCACCAGCATCCCAGCTCAGGGCCCCTCTCGAGGTTCCCTATACTGCCCTCTCTGCTGTCCGGGACAAACCGTATCCACATGCACCTAGCCAGGCCGATTTATCAG ATAATGGCCCCACTGCGCCTGGTGACTCCTCCTCCCATCATgacctcctgggtcactcccagcCCGTCCCCTGGCTGCTCCTCCGCCTGGCTCAGTGGGTCTGAGGTGACCGCCGTCACTGGCCTCATGCACATGGGCCAACAGAGGCCAGGACCCAGCGCTTCATCCAATGAGCCCCCCTCGTCTTCCTCCCCCGATGAATCCGAGGATTCAGAAACCACGTGTGGCCCCAGCTGCCAGCATACCCTAAACCCACTTCACCCACAGAGTCCAGACCCCTGTTCCCCACCTCTCTCAAGTACCCCAGAGCCCTGCTCCTCACCTTACTCAAGGACCCCAGGTCCCCATTCCCCACTTATCTCAAGCAGTCCAGAGCTCTATTCCCCAACTCGCCCAAGGACCCCAAACCCCCATTTACCATAG